A genomic segment from Burkholderia plantarii encodes:
- a CDS encoding alpha/beta hydrolase has translation MDASGFRNLLNTATAAPGLAGTSLAVSDVEIEGHAQDIVLRLYRRPDKTGLPVVLYFHGGGFVRGSLADADFAARFLAERVPALVVSVDYSLAPKHPFPAAPEDAYRAARWVEARARAFGGNPRRIAVAGHDAGGQLANCLAFIARDRGDVTIVAQALFGPMLDPSMTRLGDERQLASDITMKECAACYRAYLPQPAQRMHPYAAPLESARLARLPATLIATAQNDVLHVEAEKYAARLIEAGVLTQVIRYPDVSHAELAGYAPALQEAVRFLTCRFQAHAND, from the coding sequence ATGGATGCATCGGGTTTTCGCAATCTGCTGAATACCGCCACGGCCGCGCCGGGGCTGGCTGGCACGTCGCTCGCGGTCTCCGACGTCGAAATCGAAGGGCATGCACAGGACATCGTGCTGCGCCTCTATCGTCGGCCGGACAAGACCGGATTGCCGGTAGTGCTTTATTTCCACGGCGGCGGCTTCGTGCGCGGTTCGCTCGCCGATGCCGACTTCGCCGCGCGCTTCCTCGCCGAGCGCGTGCCGGCGCTGGTGGTGTCGGTCGATTATTCGCTGGCGCCGAAACATCCGTTTCCGGCCGCCCCCGAGGACGCCTACCGCGCCGCGCGCTGGGTCGAGGCCCGCGCCCGCGCGTTCGGCGGCAACCCGCGCCGCATCGCGGTGGCCGGCCACGACGCGGGCGGCCAGCTCGCGAACTGCCTCGCCTTCATCGCGCGCGACCGCGGCGACGTGACGATCGTCGCGCAGGCGCTGTTCGGGCCGATGCTCGATCCGAGCATGACGCGGCTTGGCGACGAGCGCCAGCTCGCCTCCGACATCACCATGAAGGAGTGCGCGGCCTGCTACCGCGCCTACCTGCCCCAGCCGGCGCAGCGCATGCACCCCTACGCGGCGCCGCTCGAATCGGCACGGCTCGCGCGGCTGCCCGCCACGCTGATCGCCACGGCCCAGAACGACGTGCTGCACGTCGAGGCCGAGAAGTATGCCGCGCGCCTGATCGAGGCCGGCGTGCTGACCCAGGTGATCCGCTATCCCGACGTCTCGCATGCCGAGCTGGCCGGCTACGCCCCCGCGCTGCAGGAAGCCGTGCGCTTCCTGACCTGCCGGTTCCAGGCCCACGCCAACGACTGA
- a CDS encoding efflux RND transporter periplasmic adaptor subunit codes for MSILRTPRSRIAVAALAVVVAVGGGAFGVIRASANAPAAPAAPLQEVDVATVLSKTITDWQTYSGRLEAIERVDVRPLVSGTIVSVNFKDGALVKKGDVLFVIDPRPYQAEVDRTAAQLAAAQARDGNAQTDWQRAQRLIGDNAIARRDYDEKQNAAREASANVKAAAAALEAAQINLGYTRIVAPIAGRASRAEITLGNVVSAGASAAPLTTLVSVSPIYASFDADEQTYLRYIGAVRDGHRAPVDLGLANESGYSRSGVIDSVDNRLDTSSGTIRVRARFDNADGTLVPGLYARIKVNGSAPHPALLVDDAAINTDQDKKFVFVVDAQGKVAYREVQIGGLHGNQRVIAGGLQASDRVVVNGTQRVRPGEPVKVHMVPMTGGDDAAAAPVAAASQPARGAAS; via the coding sequence ATGTCCATCCTACGTACTCCCCGCTCCCGCATCGCGGTTGCCGCGTTGGCCGTCGTCGTCGCCGTCGGCGGCGGCGCGTTCGGCGTGATCCGCGCCAGCGCGAACGCCCCGGCGGCCCCGGCCGCGCCGCTGCAGGAAGTGGACGTCGCGACCGTGCTGTCGAAGACGATCACCGACTGGCAGACCTATTCGGGCCGGCTCGAGGCGATCGAGCGCGTCGACGTGCGCCCGCTCGTGTCGGGCACCATCGTGTCGGTCAACTTCAAGGACGGCGCGCTCGTCAAGAAGGGCGACGTGCTGTTCGTGATCGACCCGCGTCCGTACCAGGCCGAGGTCGACCGCACCGCCGCCCAGCTGGCCGCCGCGCAGGCACGCGACGGCAACGCGCAGACAGACTGGCAGCGCGCGCAGCGCCTGATCGGCGACAACGCGATCGCCAGGCGCGACTACGACGAGAAGCAGAACGCCGCGCGCGAGGCGAGCGCCAACGTGAAGGCCGCGGCCGCCGCGCTGGAAGCCGCGCAGATCAATCTCGGCTACACGCGCATCGTCGCGCCGATCGCGGGCCGCGCCTCGCGCGCCGAGATCACGCTCGGCAACGTGGTGTCGGCCGGCGCCTCGGCCGCGCCGCTGACCACGCTGGTCTCGGTGTCGCCGATCTACGCCTCGTTCGACGCCGACGAGCAGACCTATCTGCGCTACATCGGCGCCGTGCGAGACGGCCACCGCGCGCCGGTGGACCTCGGCCTCGCCAACGAGAGCGGCTACTCGCGCAGCGGCGTGATCGACTCGGTGGACAACCGGCTCGACACCTCGTCGGGCACGATCCGCGTGCGCGCGCGCTTCGACAACGCCGACGGCACGCTGGTGCCGGGCCTCTACGCGCGCATCAAGGTGAACGGCAGCGCACCGCATCCGGCACTGCTGGTGGACGACGCGGCGATCAACACCGACCAGGACAAGAAGTTCGTGTTCGTGGTGGACGCGCAGGGCAAGGTCGCCTACCGCGAGGTGCAGATCGGCGGGCTGCACGGCAACCAGCGCGTGATCGCGGGCGGCCTGCAGGCGAGCGACCGGGTGGTGGTGAACGGCACGCAGCGCGTGCGTCCGGGCGAACCGGTGAAGGTCCACATGGTGCCGATGACGGGCGGCGACGACGCAGCGGCGGCGCCGGTCGCGGCGGCTTCGCAGCCGGCCCGCGGCGCTGCGTCGTGA
- a CDS encoding efflux RND transporter permease subunit, with protein MNISKFFIDRPIFAGVLSVLILLGGVIAMFMLPISEYPEVVPPSVIVKAQYPGANPKVIAETVASPIEEQINGVEDMLYMQSQANSDGNVTITVTFKLGTDPDKATQLVQNRVNQALPRLPEDVQRLGVTTVKSSPTLTMVVHLISPDNRYDMTYLRNYALINVKDRLSRIQGVGQVQLWGAGDYAMRVWLDPQKVAERGLTADDVVRSIREQNVQVAAGVIGASPSIPGTPLQLSVNARGRLQTEEEFGNIVVKTAPDGAVTRLRDLGRVDLDASEYGLRSLLDNQPAVAMAINQSPGANSLQISDQVRATMEELKQDFPAGVEYRIVYDPTQFVRSSIKAVVHTLLEAIALVVIVVIVFLQTWRASIIPLIAVPVSIIGTFSLLLMFGYSINALSLFGMVLAIGIVVDDAIVVVENVERNIEAGLSARDATYKAMREVSGPIIAIALTLVAVFVPLAFMSGLTGQFYKQFAMTIAISTVISAFNSLTLSPALSAILLKGHDEKPDWLTRVMNRVLGGFFRRFNAVFHRGAESYGRGVRGVLSRKTLMLGVYAVLLGAAVLMGRIVPGGFVPAQDKEYLIAFAQLPNGASLDRTEQVIRQMGSIALKQPGVQSAVAFPGLSVNGFTNSSSAGIVFVTLKPFDQRHGKALSAGAIAGALNQQYAGIKDSFVAVFPPPPVLGLGTLGGFKMQVEDRGAVGYARLADATQDFIKRAQQAPELGPLFTSYQINVPQLNVDLDRVKAKQLGVNVTDVFDTMQVYLGSLYVNDFNRFGRVYQVRVQADAQYRQKPDDIGLLKTRNAAGEMVPLSSLVTVTPTFGPEMVVRYNGYTAADVNGGPAPGYSSGQAQAAVERIAAQTFPRGVKFEWTDLTYQQILAGNAGLVIFPISVLLVFLVLAALYESLTLPLAVILIVPMSLLSALTGVWLTQGDNNIFTQIGLMVLVGLSAKNAILIVEFARELEHDGRTPFQAAVEASRLRLRPILMTSIAFIMGVVPLVVSTGAGAEMRHAMGVAVFFGMLGVTLFGLMLTPVFYVVLRTLAGGKIHVAQKDNSRYDVSAADA; from the coding sequence ATGAACATATCCAAATTCTTCATCGATCGTCCGATCTTTGCAGGAGTCCTATCCGTCCTGATCCTGCTGGGCGGCGTCATCGCGATGTTCATGCTGCCGATTTCCGAGTATCCGGAAGTCGTGCCGCCGTCGGTGATCGTCAAGGCGCAGTACCCGGGCGCGAACCCGAAGGTGATCGCCGAGACGGTGGCCTCGCCGATCGAGGAGCAGATCAACGGCGTCGAGGACATGCTCTACATGCAGTCCCAGGCGAACAGCGACGGCAACGTGACGATCACCGTCACGTTCAAGCTCGGCACCGATCCGGACAAGGCCACGCAGCTCGTGCAGAACCGCGTGAACCAGGCGCTGCCGCGCCTGCCGGAGGACGTCCAGCGGCTCGGCGTGACGACCGTCAAGAGCTCGCCGACGCTGACCATGGTGGTCCACCTGATCTCGCCGGACAACCGCTACGACATGACCTACCTGCGCAACTACGCGCTGATCAACGTGAAGGATCGCCTGTCGCGGATCCAGGGCGTGGGCCAGGTGCAGCTGTGGGGCGCGGGCGACTACGCGATGCGTGTCTGGCTCGATCCGCAGAAGGTGGCCGAGCGCGGCCTGACCGCCGACGACGTGGTCAGGTCGATCCGCGAGCAGAACGTGCAGGTGGCCGCCGGCGTGATCGGCGCGTCGCCGTCGATTCCCGGCACGCCGCTGCAGCTGTCGGTGAACGCGCGCGGGCGCCTGCAGACCGAGGAGGAGTTCGGCAACATCGTCGTGAAGACGGCGCCGGACGGCGCGGTCACGCGGCTGCGCGACCTCGGCCGCGTCGACCTGGACGCCTCCGAGTACGGCTTGCGCTCGCTGCTCGACAACCAGCCGGCGGTGGCGATGGCGATCAATCAGTCGCCGGGCGCGAACTCGCTGCAGATCTCCGACCAGGTGCGCGCCACCATGGAGGAGCTGAAGCAGGACTTCCCGGCCGGCGTCGAATACCGGATCGTCTACGACCCGACGCAGTTCGTGCGGTCGTCGATCAAGGCGGTGGTCCACACGCTGCTGGAGGCGATCGCGCTGGTGGTGATCGTCGTGATCGTGTTCCTGCAGACCTGGCGCGCCTCGATCATTCCGCTTATCGCGGTGCCGGTGTCGATCATCGGTACCTTCTCGCTGCTGCTGATGTTCGGCTATTCGATCAACGCGCTGTCGCTGTTCGGGATGGTGCTGGCGATCGGGATCGTGGTGGATGACGCGATCGTGGTGGTGGAGAACGTCGAGCGCAACATCGAGGCCGGGCTGTCCGCGCGCGACGCCACTTACAAGGCGATGCGCGAGGTGAGCGGGCCGATCATCGCGATCGCGCTGACGCTGGTGGCCGTGTTCGTGCCGCTCGCGTTCATGTCGGGCCTGACCGGCCAGTTCTACAAGCAGTTCGCGATGACCATCGCGATCTCCACGGTGATCTCGGCGTTCAACTCGCTGACGCTCTCGCCGGCACTCTCGGCGATCCTGCTGAAGGGCCACGACGAGAAGCCGGACTGGCTCACGCGCGTGATGAATCGCGTGCTCGGCGGCTTCTTCCGCCGCTTCAACGCGGTGTTCCATCGCGGCGCCGAGAGCTACGGGCGCGGCGTGCGCGGCGTGCTGTCGAGGAAGACGCTGATGCTCGGCGTCTACGCGGTGCTGCTCGGCGCGGCGGTGCTGATGGGCCGGATCGTGCCGGGCGGCTTCGTGCCGGCGCAGGACAAGGAATACCTGATCGCGTTCGCGCAGCTGCCCAACGGCGCCTCGCTCGACCGTACCGAGCAGGTGATCCGCCAGATGGGTTCGATCGCGCTGAAGCAGCCGGGCGTGCAGAGCGCGGTGGCGTTCCCTGGCCTGTCGGTGAACGGCTTCACCAACAGCTCGAGCGCCGGCATCGTGTTCGTCACGCTGAAGCCGTTCGACCAGCGCCACGGCAAGGCGCTGTCGGCCGGCGCGATCGCGGGCGCGCTGAACCAGCAGTACGCGGGCATCAAGGATTCGTTCGTCGCCGTGTTCCCGCCGCCGCCGGTGCTCGGGCTCGGCACGCTGGGCGGCTTCAAGATGCAGGTCGAGGATCGCGGCGCGGTGGGCTACGCGCGGCTGGCCGACGCCACGCAGGACTTCATCAAGCGCGCGCAGCAGGCGCCGGAACTGGGCCCGCTGTTCACCAGCTACCAGATCAACGTGCCGCAGCTCAACGTCGACCTGGACCGCGTGAAGGCAAAGCAGCTCGGCGTGAACGTGACCGACGTGTTCGACACGATGCAGGTGTATCTCGGCTCGCTCTACGTGAACGACTTCAACCGCTTCGGACGCGTGTACCAGGTGCGCGTGCAGGCCGACGCGCAGTATCGCCAAAAGCCCGACGACATCGGCCTGCTGAAGACGCGCAACGCCGCCGGCGAGATGGTGCCGCTGTCGTCGCTCGTCACCGTCACGCCGACCTTCGGGCCGGAAATGGTGGTGCGCTACAACGGCTACACGGCGGCCGACGTGAACGGCGGCCCGGCCCCGGGCTACTCGTCGGGCCAGGCGCAGGCGGCGGTGGAACGGATCGCGGCGCAGACCTTCCCGCGCGGCGTGAAGTTCGAATGGACCGACCTGACGTATCAGCAGATCCTGGCCGGCAACGCCGGGCTCGTGATCTTCCCGATCAGCGTGCTGCTGGTGTTCCTGGTGCTCGCGGCGCTGTATGAAAGCCTGACGCTGCCGCTCGCGGTGATCCTGATCGTGCCGATGAGCCTGCTGTCCGCGCTGACCGGCGTGTGGCTCACGCAGGGCGACAACAACATCTTCACGCAGATCGGCCTGATGGTGCTGGTGGGGCTGTCGGCCAAGAACGCGATCCTGATCGTGGAGTTCGCGCGCGAGCTCGAACATGACGGCCGCACGCCGTTCCAGGCCGCCGTCGAGGCGAGCCGACTGCGGCTGCGCCCGATCCTGATGACCTCGATCGCGTTCATCATGGGCGTGGTGCCGCTGGTGGTCTCGACCGGCGCCGGCGCCGAGATGCGTCATGCGATGGGCGTGGCGGTGTTCTTCGGCATGCTCGGCGTGACGCTGTTCGGGCTGATGCTGACCCCGGTGTTCTACGTGGTGCTGCGCACGCTGGCCGGCGGCAAGATCCACGTCGCGCAGAAGGACAATTCGCGGTACGACGTATCGGCCGCGGACGCTTGA
- a CDS encoding efflux transporter outer membrane subunit — translation MKNDKTILRLAKLAGLSTLMAALLAACAVGPDYKRPEAATPAAFKEAPTLAAGEQAGTWKPAEPADAGQRGEWWKVFGDPVLDALEQQALDANQNLKAAAARVQEARAATRAARSAWFPSLDAGFGPTREGVSSASQFQPQGSGPINATLWRAQGTVSYEADLFGSVSRNVEASRADAAQSDALFQSVRLALQADVAQNYFELRQLDSDQDLYRRTVALREESLKLTQRRFSEGDIDDLDVSRAKNELASAQADAVGVARRRAASEHALAILLGKAPADFGFKETPIVPVTLKIPPGLPSALLERRPDVAAAERAMAAANARIGLAKSAYFPKLNISGSFGYEASTLGNLFMWSSRTFLLGPFAGTALTLPLFDGGRRSAGVQQARASYEEQVANYRQQVLVAFREVEDNLSDLRLLDDQIRAQGDAVSASQRAAKLSRTQYQEGQIAYLDVIDSERTVLQSQLQANQLTGAQAVSTVNLIRALGGGWGTPQAAAAPVAASPAASSATQAVAQR, via the coding sequence ATGAAAAACGACAAGACCATCCTGCGGCTCGCGAAGCTGGCCGGCCTGAGCACGCTGATGGCCGCGCTGCTCGCGGCCTGCGCGGTCGGGCCGGATTACAAGCGGCCAGAGGCGGCCACGCCCGCCGCGTTCAAGGAAGCGCCGACGCTCGCCGCCGGCGAGCAGGCCGGCACCTGGAAGCCGGCCGAGCCGGCCGACGCCGGGCAGCGCGGCGAATGGTGGAAGGTGTTCGGCGATCCGGTGCTCGACGCGCTCGAACAGCAGGCGCTCGACGCGAACCAGAACCTGAAGGCCGCCGCCGCGCGCGTGCAGGAAGCGCGCGCCGCCACGCGCGCCGCGCGCTCGGCGTGGTTCCCGTCGCTCGACGCCGGCTTCGGGCCGACGCGCGAAGGCGTGTCGTCGGCCTCGCAGTTCCAGCCGCAGGGCTCCGGGCCGATCAACGCCACGCTGTGGCGCGCGCAGGGCACCGTGTCCTACGAGGCCGACCTGTTCGGCAGCGTCAGCCGCAACGTCGAGGCCTCGCGCGCCGACGCCGCGCAGAGCGATGCGCTGTTCCAGTCGGTGCGGCTCGCGCTGCAGGCCGACGTCGCGCAGAACTACTTCGAACTGCGCCAGCTCGATTCGGACCAGGACCTGTACCGGCGCACGGTGGCGCTGCGCGAGGAATCGCTGAAGCTCACGCAGCGGCGCTTCAGCGAGGGCGACATCGACGATCTCGACGTGTCGCGCGCGAAGAACGAGCTGGCCAGCGCGCAGGCCGACGCGGTCGGCGTCGCGCGGCGTCGCGCGGCCTCCGAGCATGCGCTCGCGATCCTGCTCGGCAAGGCGCCGGCCGATTTCGGCTTCAAGGAGACGCCGATCGTGCCGGTCACGCTGAAGATCCCGCCGGGCCTGCCGTCGGCGCTGCTGGAGCGGCGCCCCGACGTGGCCGCGGCCGAGCGCGCGATGGCCGCCGCCAACGCGCGGATCGGCCTCGCGAAGTCGGCGTATTTCCCGAAGCTCAACATCTCCGGCTCGTTCGGTTATGAGGCGTCCACGCTCGGCAACCTGTTCATGTGGTCGAGCCGCACGTTCCTGCTCGGGCCGTTCGCGGGCACCGCGCTCACGCTGCCGCTGTTCGACGGCGGCCGGCGCAGCGCCGGCGTGCAGCAGGCGCGCGCGTCCTACGAGGAGCAGGTCGCGAACTACCGGCAGCAGGTGCTGGTGGCGTTCCGCGAGGTCGAGGACAACCTCTCCGACCTGCGCCTGCTCGACGACCAGATCCGGGCGCAGGGCGACGCCGTGAGCGCCTCGCAGCGCGCGGCGAAGCTGTCGCGCACGCAGTATCAGGAAGGGCAGATCGCCTATCTCGACGTGATCGACAGCGAGCGCACGGTGTTGCAGTCGCAGCTTCAGGCGAACCAGCTGACGGGCGCGCAGGCGGTCTCGACGGTGAACCTGATCCGCGCGCTCGGCGGTGGATGGGGGACGCCGCAGGCGGCCGCGGCGCCGGTGGCGGCTTCGCCGGCTGCATCGTCGGCCACGCAGGCGGTGGCGCAGCGCTGA
- a CDS encoding type II toxin-antitoxin system HipA family toxin, with amino-acid sequence MPRTSHATRLALWMNGIEVGYWERIQGVDRLAYAPGWLDHPQRRPLSLSLPFRPGNLPYQGAAVANYFDNLLPDSDAIRRRLAQRHAARDTTPFALLEAVGRDCVGALQLLPEGQAPAGLKRIAGTPLDEAAIAQWLRALPLVAGTGRDSASHDLRLSIAGAQEKTALLWHDGQWLRPEGSTPTTHILKLPLGLVAGLGADLRTSVENEWLCALLVAAYGLPVAPCGIGRFEDQKALVVERFDRRPSADGNWLVRLPQEDLCQATGTSGLNKYEADGGPGIDAVMDLLAGSIDAALDRRHFFTTQLVFWLLAAADGHGKNFSIAHLPEARYRATPLYDVLSFHPILGRRAGQIAPQRLRMAMAVRGTHKHYGWQEIRTRHWIAQGRRCGLGEQTVRALIGELVAATPSVIDEVAALLPADFPGDLADAIFTGLRTQARQMETGL; translated from the coding sequence ATGCCACGCACCTCTCACGCCACGCGCCTCGCGCTCTGGATGAACGGCATCGAGGTCGGCTACTGGGAGCGGATCCAGGGCGTCGATCGCCTCGCTTACGCACCGGGCTGGCTCGACCATCCGCAACGCCGCCCGCTGTCCCTGTCGCTGCCGTTCCGCCCCGGCAATCTGCCTTATCAGGGCGCCGCCGTCGCGAATTACTTCGACAACCTGCTGCCCGACAGCGACGCGATTCGCCGCCGCCTCGCGCAGCGTCACGCGGCGCGCGACACCACGCCGTTCGCGCTGCTCGAGGCGGTGGGGCGCGACTGCGTCGGTGCCCTGCAACTGCTGCCGGAAGGCCAGGCGCCCGCCGGCCTGAAACGGATCGCCGGTACGCCGCTCGACGAGGCCGCGATCGCGCAATGGCTGCGCGCGCTGCCGCTCGTCGCGGGCACCGGTCGCGACTCGGCCAGCCATGACCTGCGCCTGTCGATCGCCGGCGCGCAGGAGAAAACCGCGCTGCTCTGGCACGACGGCCAATGGCTGCGCCCCGAAGGCAGCACGCCCACCACGCACATTCTCAAGCTGCCGCTCGGCCTCGTGGCCGGCCTCGGCGCCGACCTGCGCACCTCGGTCGAGAACGAATGGCTCTGCGCGCTGCTGGTGGCCGCCTACGGGCTGCCCGTCGCGCCGTGCGGCATCGGCCGGTTCGAGGATCAAAAGGCGCTCGTGGTCGAACGTTTCGACCGGCGCCCCTCGGCCGACGGCAACTGGCTCGTGCGCCTGCCGCAGGAGGATTTGTGCCAGGCCACCGGCACGTCGGGCCTGAACAAATACGAAGCCGACGGCGGCCCCGGCATCGATGCGGTCATGGACCTCCTGGCCGGCTCGATCGACGCGGCGCTCGACCGGCGCCACTTCTTCACGACACAACTGGTGTTCTGGCTGCTCGCGGCCGCCGACGGCCACGGCAAGAATTTCAGCATCGCGCATCTGCCCGAAGCACGTTATCGGGCCACGCCGCTCTACGATGTCCTGTCGTTTCATCCGATCCTGGGGCGCCGCGCCGGACAGATCGCGCCGCAGCGCCTGCGCATGGCGATGGCCGTGCGCGGTACGCACAAGCATTACGGCTGGCAGGAAATCCGCACGCGCCACTGGATCGCGCAGGGGCGCCGCTGCGGTTTGGGCGAGCAGACGGTGCGCGCGCTGATCGGCGAACTCGTGGCCGCGACGCCGAGCGTGATCGACGAGGTCGCGGCGCTGCTGCCGGCCGATTTCCCCGGCGACCTCGCCGACGCGATCTTCACCGGCCTGCGCACGCAGGCCCGTCAAATGGAAACGGGCCTCTGA
- a CDS encoding helix-turn-helix transcriptional regulator, translating to MDYPVKTPAQLRPLLQGFRKAAGLTQAAMAERLGVTQQTYARLEADPTRASVERLFRVMRVLGIEMKLGGAAPEAAEPHAGHAVPPSSSATATEPAAPTAGGRRGSDTPREDW from the coding sequence GTGGACTATCCCGTCAAGACACCCGCCCAGTTGCGCCCCCTGCTGCAAGGTTTCCGCAAGGCGGCAGGGCTCACGCAGGCCGCCATGGCCGAACGGCTCGGCGTCACGCAGCAGACCTACGCTCGCCTCGAAGCCGATCCGACCCGCGCGAGCGTCGAACGGCTGTTCCGCGTGATGCGCGTGCTCGGCATCGAAATGAAGCTGGGCGGCGCCGCGCCGGAAGCGGCCGAACCGCATGCCGGCCATGCCGTCCCGCCGTCTTCATCGGCCACCGCCACCGAACCCGCCGCCCCCACTGCCGGCGGCCGGCGCGGCAGCGATACGCCCCGCGAGGACTGGTAA
- a CDS encoding spherulation-specific family 4 protein, giving the protein MTHACASTFISPALLIDRRSRPRGGRAPGAFHRFASAACSLMASLVVAGGSAHAADLVVPAYFYPSGSGATAWNTLATNAASVPLTAIVNPNSGPGTAADPAYTSAIAKVRTAGGKVIAYVHTSYGARSLSDVTADINRYLAFYTVDGFFIDEMANDSTTAHVQYYQSLYNYIKGLSPNYQVVNNPGSKLPAIYASLPVADRFVVYEDKQANYAGFVPDAWQAAHGASRFIHIVYNATSSQLAGDLQLAAANGAGGVYITSLKLPNPYNGLPSYWSQEVSAVAALNPAPASAGGKNTRIAVARPGGRGR; this is encoded by the coding sequence ATGACCCACGCCTGTGCTTCGACGTTCATTTCTCCTGCACTCCTGATCGATCGACGCTCGAGGCCGCGCGGCGGCCGGGCGCCCGGCGCGTTTCACCGCTTCGCGTCGGCCGCCTGTTCGCTGATGGCCTCGCTGGTGGTGGCGGGCGGCAGCGCCCACGCGGCCGACCTCGTGGTGCCCGCGTATTTCTATCCGTCCGGCTCGGGCGCGACCGCCTGGAACACGCTCGCGACGAACGCCGCCTCGGTGCCGCTCACCGCCATCGTCAACCCGAACAGCGGCCCGGGCACGGCGGCCGACCCGGCCTACACCAGCGCGATCGCGAAGGTGCGCACGGCGGGCGGCAAGGTGATCGCCTATGTCCACACGTCGTACGGCGCCCGTTCGCTGTCCGACGTGACGGCCGACATCAACAGGTATCTGGCGTTCTACACGGTGGACGGCTTCTTCATCGACGAGATGGCCAACGACAGCACGACCGCCCACGTCCAGTACTACCAGTCGCTCTACAACTACATCAAGGGGCTCTCGCCGAACTACCAGGTGGTCAACAACCCCGGCTCGAAGCTGCCCGCGATCTACGCGAGCCTGCCGGTGGCGGACCGCTTCGTGGTCTACGAGGACAAGCAGGCCAACTACGCCGGCTTCGTGCCGGACGCGTGGCAGGCCGCTCACGGCGCGAGCCGCTTCATCCACATCGTCTACAACGCGACCTCGTCGCAGTTGGCCGGCGATCTGCAGCTCGCCGCGGCGAACGGCGCGGGCGGCGTCTACATTACCTCGCTGAAGCTGCCGAATCCGTACAACGGGCTGCCGTCGTACTGGTCGCAGGAAGTGTCGGCGGTCGCGGCGCTCAATCCGGCGCCTGCCAGCGCGGGCGGCAAGAACACCAGGATCGCCGTGGCGCGGCCGGGCGGCAGGGGGCGCTGA
- a CDS encoding acyl-CoA dehydrogenase family protein — MSELHSSTAAAADPDAPRTFGELIVALRASAAERDRRGGHAAREKQWMAAVGLQTLAVPRAFGGQEAEWPIVYQTIRALARVDSALAHLVGFQVLQIVSVEVWGSDAQRERYLRGTVEQGWWWGNAVNSLDTRLVARQEADGGYRLDGIKSFCSGTRGSSRMTISAHDPATGKPVFAVVPTARDGITVHDDWDPIGQRQTDSGSVSFNGVRVEPDEVLHRSEVPPTPRATLRTLVSQLVLTNLFVGLAEGALAEAREYVGTRGRPWIHSGVERAQDDPYTLQRFGEMRVRAVAAEALADRAARALQGVWDRGQALTAEARAEVSLAVSEAKVVAQRAALESGEALFDACGARATAAPLALDRFWRNARTHTLHDPLDYRLRDLGRHALTGELPEASLYT; from the coding sequence ATGAGCGAACTCCATTCGTCGACCGCCGCGGCGGCCGATCCCGATGCCCCGCGCACCTTCGGCGAACTGATCGTCGCGCTGCGCGCGAGCGCGGCCGAGCGCGACCGGCGCGGCGGCCATGCCGCGCGCGAGAAGCAGTGGATGGCCGCCGTCGGCCTGCAGACGCTGGCGGTGCCGCGCGCGTTCGGCGGCCAGGAAGCCGAATGGCCGATCGTTTATCAGACGATTCGCGCGCTCGCGCGCGTCGACAGCGCGCTTGCGCACCTGGTCGGCTTCCAGGTGCTGCAGATCGTCAGCGTCGAGGTGTGGGGCAGCGACGCGCAGCGCGAGCGCTATCTGCGCGGCACGGTCGAGCAGGGCTGGTGGTGGGGCAACGCCGTCAATTCGCTCGACACCCGGCTGGTCGCGCGCCAGGAGGCCGACGGCGGCTATCGGCTCGACGGCATCAAGAGCTTCTGCTCGGGCACGCGCGGCTCGTCGCGCATGACGATCTCGGCGCACGATCCGGCCACCGGCAAGCCGGTGTTCGCGGTGGTGCCGACCGCGCGCGACGGCATCACGGTTCACGACGACTGGGATCCGATCGGCCAGCGCCAGACCGACAGCGGCAGCGTGTCGTTCAACGGCGTGCGGGTCGAGCCGGACGAGGTGCTGCATCGTTCGGAGGTGCCGCCCACGCCGCGCGCGACGCTGCGCACGCTGGTCTCGCAACTGGTGCTGACCAACCTGTTCGTCGGGCTCGCCGAGGGGGCGCTCGCCGAGGCGCGCGAGTACGTGGGCACGCGCGGGCGGCCGTGGATCCATTCGGGCGTCGAGCGGGCGCAGGACGATCCGTACACGCTGCAGCGCTTCGGCGAGATGCGGGTGCGGGCGGTGGCGGCCGAGGCGCTCGCCGATCGCGCCGCACGCGCGCTGCAGGGCGTCTGGGATCGCGGCCAGGCGCTGACGGCCGAGGCCCGCGCCGAGGTCTCGCTGGCCGTGTCGGAGGCGAAGGTGGTGGCGCAGCGAGCCGCGCTGGAGTCGGGCGAGGCGCTGTTCGACGCCTGCGGTGCGCGCGCCACGGCCGCGCCGCTCGCGCTCGACCGCTTCTGGCGCAACGCGCGCACGCACACGCTGCACGATCCGCTCGACTACCGGCTGCGCGACCTCGGCCGCCACGCGCTGACGGGCGAACTGCCGGAGGCCTCGCTCTACACCTGA